The Belonocnema kinseyi isolate 2016_QV_RU_SX_M_011 chromosome 2, B_treatae_v1, whole genome shotgun sequence nucleotide sequence CCTAGAAAAGTTCTTCagtttttttatctggaaaaatctggaaaattccttgaattttgctgATGGTcctcgaatttttattttcttcaagaaaaaataaatttgactgaaTAATTCTACCCTGGAAAAGTcacggattttgaaaaaaaaaatcttgcaaatatcagggaatttctataagagcCACTTTAACTGttaaggataataaatttgagacattttaatttgaattaattttaattcatttataaaagattctatgttaaaaatgttacaaaaaatatttcaagggatttcacgaGATTTGGaattatttctgaagattttaagggattccacatgatttttattaatttcatttaattttacactactttaaggaattcagagaaattttaactatgttgtgaaatttttaatgtgattaaaaatatttgaacgaATATTACAACAAAACTTTTTAAGGCttcaagtgatttcaaacgattttagaggatttctagAGATTTCTAGAGACCCCAaagtatttttatagaaaattaaggattgtcaaaatatttcaaaggatttttgaagatttcaaactaCTTTTAAAGGTTTTATGTCATTCCACTGGATTATTTtgggtttttattaattttgcagtACATCATGGCATTCAGAGAGATTAAAAAccttttctaacaattttaatgtgattaaaaatatttcaagggatattaacaattaaaattttttttaaataattgaaaaagatttctagagaccctaacttatttaaaaagattttaatcaatttggCAGAATTATTatggtttacaattaatttttaaaaactataaagtaTTCAGAGAGATATTaacgattttgttcaaatttgcaatggtatttgaaaaaaatttccggagatattacaaaacttttagtgataatacaaaacttttaaaggtttcaagtacttttaaaagattttaagggattttacaaGATGTATAGAGACCCCAagctatttttaaagattgtcaaaaatttcaaaagatttaaattaattttacagtatttcagGGGATTCAGagaaacttatttaaataaaaaaaaaaaatgtaatgcgattagaaatatttcaacgAATATTACAACACTTTGAAATGTTTAGgtgatttcacaagattttaagggatttgaagagACTTCTAGAGAcctgaaactatttttaaagattttaagtatggtcaaagtatttcaagggatttttcaatattgcaagttatttctaaaaatgttaaggGGTCCACAGAATTTTTATggcaaattttaagagatttctagggaccctaaagtattttgaaagattttaaggattgtcaaaatatttcaagggatttcaagtaatttcaagggAGTTTCACCGgttttaaagtgattttcaatcattttagggaatttcagaggatctctagggattgtcaaatattttaaaagattgcaataGCTCTCCAacgatttcaagtatttttaacatttgtaataacttgtgaagtattttaaatatttcaaaagggaTTTCAACCCAAATTGAATTCCATgggctttcaaaaaattgatattgtgattttgaaattgttttaaaatattctgaggGTTTGAAGAGAAATTCATAGGATTTCATGATATTTCTGAAAATGTCAAGGTATTTTAAGAAATCCTATTCAAAAAAGTGgtattttatcttgaaaatttcgcAGCCATTGTTGTTATAAATCTTATAAGCTTTTTCCTTTTTATAAGAATAATCATAGAAAGCCTAATGTAATCATAAAAATTCGAGGAAgacttgaaatttctaaaaaaaaagattcctaatttttaataaaaaatattagatttcaaagattttaaattgaacatcaACGGACGTTTTTTGGTTTTGTCAGTGTTCTTTATTAtagatttacatttaaaaaatcattatatttttaacgtttacaattttcgatcaattttaggttacgttgttttttaaacaaaaaattggtatttaaaaaaaaaaaatattagatttcgaCGAAGATTTACAACTGCAAACAATTTCCTCTTATAGAGTTTTTCATTGGAAATCATTATTGGTTTTGATAAACAAGATtagattttaatgaatatttcctattttcaagaactttagattatttttttctcagtagttcaatttctgatttaaaaaattattagatttgaaaggagattcataatttttaacactatttTTATAGTATAATTTGAAcgagatttaaaaacttttaatatttttaagctaaCGGTTTTCACGagaaatatcaatataaatttcaGAGAAGATTTGCCATTTCGGAACCATTTAAGGCTATGCTAACATTTTTCACCGGAAACCggttattttgaagaaaaataattaaatttcaaagatgatTTATAATTTGGAATAATTCTATGTTATGTTCTTGTATTTTAATCATTCAGAGCCATtaaattcccaatttttttattttgttggcctTTATACCGGGAATCGGtccatttgataaaaaatcattggattccaaaaaagataaaaaaggttTGTAACAATTTGAGGTTACGTTAACGCTTTATACCAATATTGATACTTTAAAATAAAGATCATTATAGATAGAATACAATTTGTAGTTTATTAGCCTTTTCAGTTTATATTATAATGTTTTCCCCAAGGAAATcaattactttaaacaaaaatcataattaagaTGCCGAATTTCGagcaatttgaggttatgttctgaCCAatctgaaaatgaatattttgattgaaaaaatattagatttcatagattgaaattttttgtatcagaTAAGTTTTGTCTTTAGTTTTGTTTGCGTTCTTTACCGGAAAtttagatttgttaaaaaaagttattagattttaaagtttcGTCATTTTTCAACTACTTTAGGTTAGGTTGCCGTTTTACTccagaaatttgtaattttttgttaacaaaaatgcaacggtttgatggtttatgtattttacaaaaatatgtgttAATTCTAGAGTTGAATGATATCAGCTTtgatcaattatcaaaaatgttgGCCTTGTTTTTCCTCtgaattaatttagttaatagaTACTATGAAATAAAAGAAATGGTATGAAGATTAATTTCGCGCAGGGTACCGCAGCAGAAAGAAAAGGGACTTTCAAAGTTGAATATCTGCAAACAATAGAGAAAAAGGTGCAAGCAGATTGGGAAAAACTAAAAGTTTATGAGGAAGATGCACCATTACATCCGAAAAAGAAGCCAGATGAAAAATTCTTGGCTACGTTTCCATTTCCCTATATGAATGGTCGTCTGCATTTGGGACACACATTTTCTCTCTCAAAATGTGAAGTAAGAATTCGAGGACagttaatgtttttttctaaatttatatgaactataataaaaaagaaaaaatatatgtcattcttaaaactatttcataaaaatggaattttatagtTTGCGGTCCGTTACAATCGGCTTTTGGGAAAGAAAGTTCTATTCCCTTTCGGATTCCACTGTACAGGAATGCCAATCAAAGCATGTgctgataaattaaaaagagaacTAGAACTTTACGGATATCCTCCGAATTTTCCAAAAGAGGAAACATATGTCGTGGAggaaaaattggaagaaattgttattaaagacAAAAGCAAGGGAAAGAAAGTAAGATCGTGCGCATGaacaaagtacaaattttcatgtttttagtaaataaaaaaatatatgtttatttcTATCTGAAGAGCAAGGCAGTTGCGAAAGCCGGAGGAGCAAAATATCAGTGGCAAATTATGCAAAGTCTAGGATTGGCTGacgaggaaataaaaaaatttgcagatgaAAACTACTGGCTCGATTATTTCCCTCCTCGAGCTATGGAAGATCTCAAGTCTATTGGCGTCCACGTAAGATTctatttcaaatagtttgttaCGTTGCACCATATATTGCCGCAAACACTCGGgaggatgaaattttaaattaaataaacaataaattgtaGGTCGACTGGAGGAGAACTTTTATAACAACAGACGCAAATCCCTTTTTCGATTCCTTCGTCCGATGGCAATTTCTCCATCTGAAagagagaaataaaataaaatatggtaAAAGATACTCCATATTTTCTCCCAAGGATGGTCAACCTTGCATGGATCACGACAGGTCCAGTGGAGAAGGAGTCGGTCCTCAGGAATACACTTTAGTCAAAATGAAAGTCCTAAAACCGTATCCTAAGAAGTTAGAGTACGTACATGcactattttatgtattttatcgtCTTGTAAGTTTCAGAATGAACTctcattatacttttttcagagTCGTTTCCAATAAACAGATTTATTTGGTCGCTGCGACTCTCAGGCCAGAAACGATGTACGGCCAAACAAATTGCTGGGTTCATCCCGATATGCGTTACGTCGCTTACGTTTTAGCCAGCGGAGACGTATTTGTTTCAACGGAACGAGCAGCAAGGAATATGGCTTATCAAGAGTTTTTCAAAGAGGaaggaaaaattgaaatcgttGCTGAATTAATTGGTCAAGTATGTATAAAACGAGCACTCTGGTGTTGGTTTTTAAACCAACCCGTTGGTCGTTCTTACAAATTATTCTGGTGTTGGTTGTTCAAACTGACCCATTGGTCGTTTCTACGAATCATTCTGGTGTTGGCTGAACAAACTGACCCACTGATCGTTTAAACTAACCAATCTGGCGTTGGTCTTTTAAACTCCGCTCTagcttttaatatattatttagaaatcACTGGATTTTCTATGGATTCTTCTGAATTCCATGGAATTccgggaatttaaaataataagtggAAGTAAGAGATCATCCGTAAACTAAGTTACCAGTTTTGGGTGCGGGAGGGAGTCAGGCGAaaaactttcatatttcagacttctCATACTTTCCCATATTCCCCTCTTTTTAGCCTTCCGATGGGCGCGTGGCAGCACTCAGTGCTGCTACGTCAATATTTAAGTGATAAATGGGATTAGGGGTTTTTGAATCGGGTGGGGAGATTCAGTAACTGCAGTTGGCCATACTGGTAAcacataatattatatttataattcaactaaGGGAGCTGTCGATACAGTGGATAAAATGTGCGCTACTTGCTCAACTTCACGGTAAACAAGGAGATGGCccttaaggatttttttttcagttttttggttGTAATGTGTTCAAGGCACAAATATATGATTCAGTTCGATAATGAGGTTTGTTCCTAATGATTTTACCTGCTTTACCTCGAAAAAAGGGCTACTTCATGAGCGGAAAAGCCGATTTTCTGGAGACAGCACTCACAGTGCTGCTGTCCGCTCTTGTGAGTTTAAAAGGCGCGCCCACCGGAAGTTTAAAGAATATCAGTAATTATATTCTCATCCTGATGAGAAAGTACTGGTTTAATGTACAATTTGACTGTATTGGTTTTCATAAAATGTACACGTTCTCAGATCGCAAAAAACCGGGAAAGGacagaatttatttcttgacggTACAGAAATAGTTTACTGCTCGACACAGATGGCGTTAGTTCAGCTTTAAAATCGCGTTTCGGGGTGCAGGGGGAGCAATAACCACATTAggtagtccaaaaatgcattgcaacattttttttcactttagaaggcaagaacccccccccccccccccccccctcagtttACATTCCCGGCaaaagaaaattcgtaattttttatttttcgacatcCCACTTTAATTAACATCTTTCTTGCAGCGCTCCaagtatgacccaaaaataaaaaactacatttttacgtattattgttactttttagcaatttccctcgtttttttcatacaaattgttactaatggacaatttgaatatccaCCATTacgttttaaaccatttttcatttcttaaacaaatatgaattatttaaacaattatccaATTTGTTTACAATGTTTATCCCACTACTCTTTTCTGTGTGGCTTTATAAATGTACAAGatctatcaattatttaaacaatttagattgAAAAGTCAAGAGTTTGGTCTTGTTTCTACAaataagctcaatttttttacagaattacctaagaatatctttcctttaatttttttctatgatgctttgcaaatttaaaagagtattacttatttaaacaatttcatttgaaaaattaagagtggtTTTTTTCTGATTGGgctctattttttaacataattaattaagaatatcTTTACGATGATTTTTTTCctatgatgctttgaaaatttacaattattaattatttatataatgttTATTAACATATTTAGAGCTTGCCTATTTTTGAAGGAAGAGGCACAATTTTTGGTACGGactgaactaaaaatatttttccaatgacttttttctgtgttattttgtaaattcctaagtattaataattatttaaccaagttattcgttaaatttacaagaattactaattattgaaacttttatacaaaattcagaatttggctatttttaaacgaatagggttagtattttacaaatttataccAGAACGTCTTTCTGATTAATTCTAATAATCACTTTTTCCCACgatacttttcaaatttacaataattatttattattcaaataattttcataaacaaattcagaaattgactattttttttagattttgtaccatttgaacattttaaacaaattaatttttataataaaacgtatgcactatatatttaaggccatgtgatgagtgggtcacgtgaccagattcctaccttaccgccactttttatttaccaacttattatcacacgaaacgccacatccagttgaaaatttgggacactaaacaagaagcactaagaatggtgggtctggtcctaaatttatataattatgaaaaaagtttttttgttgtaaataatttttttttgttgcttttttcataattattaaaatttaggaccagtcccacttttcttagtgcttcttatttattatcctaaattttcaactagatgtggtgcttcgtgtgaaaataagttgggaaataaaaaaagtgagggtaagttaggaatctggtcacgtgtcCCACTTGTCAAATGGCcttaataagaattcaaaaataataataactttataatcgtaaaatctttcatttttcttaatttcagtatttttttattttccttcaagTAATTTAATAATCTCTTCAATTGAATATGTTTTTTGATACATTTTACTGTGATAACCACTTAGTCGAACATATACCGagtattattattaactattgactatgcttttttatgtttaaaactcCGCTGAAACAGAGGTCTGTATAATACACGGGTCATTCTTGTTGCTAAAGCATCATTTGCGTTCTTAAGCATGAGTAAAAATACCGCCAGGCGATTCAGCTTCACTGTGTTTgcgcatttgaaaatttttcttttacgaaGGTGAGCTTAAGATCAATGAATTGTAGTACAATTTAATCACAATGCGACCACATACGAATTTATTCGAATTACTCGCATTTGCCTAGAAATTTGGCcaaatgagaggaaaactgcagaaaatcacctCGCGAGTTTAGCTGGCTTTTCGAAATTCGAGTACAAGACCCGCTCCTACGTCACCCATCCACGTGCTaggggcgctcgaaatggcttgacatctggactcttctcgagtcgagatcatttactacgtatttctatgaaaattttacACGCCgaaattttagatgttttttccaaacttgcattAAATATCTTTAGAGTCCAATAATAATTCATTCTGCATCGTAAgagggtacccatgcgaagtcttgtgcaaataaaagtttataaagtaaaaaatgaatgtggtattttatttaactttatttccaaataaaataattgcacgCCAAGTAGTCGCGCGCGTATGCGCTTctagtttgttagaaaattcatatcttcattGATACCATCTTTTTTTCGTTCaacatgcaactatttagttgaaaatttacctttttggtgaaagttaaactattttggtagaaaattcaactatatggttaaaattttaattatttatatgaaaagttaacttcttggtagaaaattaacttttttgttaaaaattcaactcctttgtgggaaattaatctattgtgctgaaaaattcgtatttttgggcagaaaattttttttattttaattataattttttatcaggattcaactactttgttcaacattctttttttttttttaatttattatttcaactgaaaatgtaactgttccatttttgtttaaaaacttatatttttctgttaaaaaaatttccctcttgattaaaaattacattcttgctaaaaagtcatcttttgaagtttaaaattcaactattttgttgaaaatttccccttttttttatgttttcttggTGGTCGAAAATTCTACTCACTATAGAACTCATTAGAAACGAAAACAAAAGCAGAATGAAAATGAAATCCGTTTATATGCAAGCTTCGTtactgggtggggggggggggcaaaggaAAATCTGCCATTGTAGGTGGGACGGGGAGTGAAAGAATGTCCCAAAATTGGTAACTTATTTTATGGATTACCCCTAAGATAAATGCAGAAGAATTCAATGAGCtcagaaaaaagaagaaattcggagaattctgacattcaaagaattcagaagatttgaaggcagttaaaagaattttaaagagttcaaaagcattttatcaaattcaaaagaCATCGTCTGCTGTTTGCTGCGTATGTGTCATAGAAACAAGGGCCCAACTCTTGGTTTAAAAAAGATATCCTAAAAATCCTATCGCAAGAAAGAGTCTAAAATCTATTTAGAATTGTATAATTATTATCAGGATATAATGGGAATACCACTTGAAGCTCCACTCACTTCTCACAAAACTATTTACACACTGCCAATGCTCACGATTAAAGAAGACAAAGGCACAGGAATTGTTACTTCAGTTCCAAGCGATTCTCCCGACGATTATGCAGCTCTCgtcgatttaaaaaagaaacagccTTTCAGAGAAAAGTATGGCCTCAAGGATGAAATGGTCCTGCCTTTCGACCCTGTAAGTCCTTTcacaaaaacataaattcaaataatagtaGGTGTCTAATATCttaaaagtacatttaaaaaatgaaaaagctgtaAGCActagttgttaaaaaaatgttaattctccTTCATTAGATTCCGATAATCGAAGTGCCAGATTTCGGAAACTTATCAGCAGTAACTGTTTACGATAGACTGAAAATTCAGTCTCAAAACGACAGAGTGAAATTGAATGAGGCCAAAGAGATGGTTTATCTGAAAGGATTTTACGATGGTGTTCTTCTAGTCGGTCCCCACAAGGGAAAGAAAGTGCAGGACGTAAAGAAACAGCTCCAGAAGgatcttcttgataaaaatgaCGCAGTCATTTATTACGAGCCTGAAAAGACAATTATTTCGAGGTCTAATGACGAGTGTGTTGTCGCTCTTTGCAATCAGTGGTATCTCAATTATGGAGAACCGGAATGGAGAAAAGAAGCGGAAAAAGCTTTGGCTTGTCTCGAAACGTTCCATGACGAAGTCAGAAGAAATTTCCAAGCTTGTCTCGATTGGCTTCACGAATACGCCTGTTCAAGAACTTACGGCCtgggtaaaataaattttattatctgaaCACATACACCCAATTTTGAGACcctctttattttgttaaaaaatatagtaCAATATTGTACATTACATTAATTTTAGGAACTAAATTGCCGTGGGAGGAACAGTGGCTGATAGAATCTCTGTCGGATTCTACTATTTATATGGCTTATTACACAATCGCTCATTTGATCCAAGGCAACAGCTTCAAGGGAGATAAACCCAACGTTCTTGGAATCAAGTTAGTTGGTTAATattaatctctttgaaatttcattaatttgtattCTTCCAAAATTAGTTTGAACTTTTGCTAATTAACAATTTTAGGGCGCAGGATATGAAGCCGGAAGTTTGGGATTACATTTTCTTCCAGGACGCGAAAATTCCGGCAAAGACTCCGATAAAGAAGGAGGCGCTCGAGCGAATGAGAAGGGAATTTCAGTATTGGTATCCAGTAGATCTGCGAGTTTCGGGCAAGGATTTGGTTCAGAATCATCTCACGTTTTTCCTTTACAATCACACTGCGATTTGGCCCAAACAGCCTGAACTATGGCCCAAGGGAATTCGTGCGAATGGTCATCTTCTCCTTAACTCAGCGAAGGttggtttaaattctttacaaattttcacTGAGTCAACTGTTGCAGCTACTATTGATTTATTTGACGCTAAGCATTTACGAGGAGATGTGCGTCGCTAGTCGAATCTGCGACGCACATCTCGATTAAAATAATCTTTAGGAAAAAAATCCTAGTGTTCCGATTCAAATCTAAAAAGAAGAGGTCGCGTGATGTGCGTCGCAGATTCGAATGGTGTCGCACATATCGATTAAAATAATCTCTTAACAGAAAAACCCTGGTGTTCAGATTCAAATCTCAGAGGAGGACGCGAGATGTGCGTCGCTAGTCGAATCTACGACGCACAtctcgatttaaaaaatctttcaagaaaaATTCTAGTGTTCAGATTCAAATCTAAGGAGATGTCGCCGATTCGACTGGCGACGCACATCTCGATTGAAATAATCTCTTGGAAGAtaaattctagagattcaaatCCAAGAAGTAGAGGTCGCAATATGTGCGTAGCCAGTCGAATCAGTGACGCACATCGTGATTAAAATAATCTCTtggaataaaaatcttttttttttttattcaactataaGGAGAAGAGGTCGCAATATATACGTTGCCAGTTGAATATGCGACGCATATTTCGATTAAAGTAATCTCTGAAAATAATTATAGTGTTTAGATTCAAACCTAACCATGAGAGGTAGCGAGATGTACGTCGCCGATTAGACCGGCAACGCACATATTGATTAAAATCATCTCTTGGAAGAAACCTCCAAGTGCTTAGATTCAAATCTAACAAGAGAGGTCGCGAGATGTGCGTCTCGAGTTGAATCGGTTGCGAGGTGTGCGTCGCCAGACGAATCAGCTACGCACATCTTGATTAAAATAATCTCTTGCAAGAAGAATCCTAGTGTTTAGATTCAAATATAAGAAGAGAGGTGACAAGATTTACGTCGACAGTCGAATTGGCGACGCATATCTCACTACTTCTCCTTGTGAGGTTTGAATCTAAATACTAGAATTATATTCAAAgggattattttattcaataataatttgtgcgATCCTAGATGTCGAAATCAGAAGGCAATTTCCTGACGCTAACCGAGGCGGTTCGAAAATTCTCTGCCGATGGAATGCGACTTTGTCTTGCTGACTCTGGCGATTCGGTCGAGGATGCTAATTTCGTAGAAAGCATGGCTGATGCCGGAATCCTTAGACTTTACACTTTCATCGAATGGGTCAAGGAAGTCGTCACGATGGAATCGAGGAAAACCTTCAGAGAAGGACCTTCAAGCACCTTTCATGACGAAGTTTTCGAAAGGTATAATTATATCGAACTATACATATTTTATATACCTAGAAAACTTGGaaatgttagggaatttttttgtgAGCgtgtcttaattttttgttttaactttaatataacattgaataatatatatttttttatttgtaaaagcaGCTTTATATTACTATATTGGACGTTTTTgttggatatatttttttaattagtttttttaatggaaaattagcaattatatttttggtttaaaattcaactattaaagaaatcggattgaaatatttcaatttgagattcatcattttagtccaaTACAAAATGCTCAGGTTTTGAATTCgttggaaatatttcgaaaaataatacgcAAATTTTTACCGCCCGCGGGAAAAATCTACTTTCGCTCTGTGTTACATATAGTTTTTATTCCACATTGGACCGTGGCCACTTTTTGGTCCTGAAAAGTGGATCCGATgcatttttctatagctttgATTACGCCTCGAATTCTGTTCGACtatttttactttcgccccgctgattttactttcgctcgCTAATTTCACTTTTGCCCCGCTATTTACTTttgccccgctgattttactttcgctcgCTATTTTTACTTTCGCCACGCttattttactttcgccccgctgtttttactttcgccccgctatttttactttcgccccgctgattttactttcgctcgCTAATTATACTTTGGCCCCACAAAATTTACTTACgtcccgctgattttactttcgccccgctgttttttactttcgccccgctgattttactttcgctcgctaattttactttcgccacgcttattttactttcgctccgctgtttttattttcgccccgctgtttttactttcgccccgctgttTTTTACTTTTGCctcgctgattttactttcactCGCTAATTTCACTTTCGTCGCGATTTTTACTTTTGCCCCGCTATTTTTACTTttgccccgctgattttactttcgctcgctaattttactttcgccccgtcAATTATACTTTGGCCCCACAAAATTTACTTACGTcctgctgattttactttcgccccgctgattttactttggctcgctaattttactttcgctcgctaattttattttcgccccgctgattttacatTCGCCCCGCtgtttttactttcgccccgttattttttacttttgccCCGCTGATTGTACTTTCgctcgctaattttactttcgcttgctaattttactttcgccccgctaattttactttcgcccgctaattttactttcgcctcgcAAATCCAGTTTGCGGGCAATATATGCTATTTACGGCCCTATTTTTAGGAGCAAAATGTGGCAATTTCGGTCGAGTGtggaataaagttaatttttttaactgagaatttaattattccatttttgatgaaaaatgtatattttttagtacaagattaaactatttgttacaaattttttctttttagtaaaaaattaatgctctCGGT carries:
- the LOC117167586 gene encoding leucine--tRNA ligase, cytoplasmic isoform X2, yielding MGTAAERKGTFKVEYLQTIEKKVQADWEKLKVYEEDAPLHPKKKPDEKFLATFPFPYMNGRLHLGHTFSLSKCEFAVRYNRLLGKKVLFPFGFHCTGMPIKACADKLKRELELYGYPPNFPKEETYVVEEKLEEIVIKDKSKGKKSKAVAKAGGAKYQWQIMQSLGLADEEIKKFADENYWLDYFPPRAMEDLKSIGVHVDWRRTFITTDANPFFDSFVRWQFLHLKERNKIKYGKRYSIFSPKDGQPCMDHDRSSGEGVGPQEYTLVKMKVLKPYPKKLEVVSNKQIYLVAATLRPETMYGQTNCWVHPDMRYVAYVLASGDVFVSTERAARNMAYQEFFKEEGKIEIVAELIGQDIMGIPLEAPLTSHKTIYTLPMLTIKEDKGTGIVTSVPSDSPDDYAALVDLKKKQPFREKYGLKDEMVLPFDPIPIIEVPDFGNLSAVTVYDRLKIQSQNDRVKLNEAKEMVYLKGFYDGVLLVGPHKGKKVQDVKKQLQKDLLDKNDAVIYYEPEKTIISRSNDECVVALCNQWYLNYGEPEWRKEAEKALACLETFHDEVRRNFQACLDWLHEYACSRTYGLGTKLPWEEQWLIESLSDSTIYMAYYTIAHLIQGNSFKGDKPNVLGIKAQDMKPEVWDYIFFQDAKIPAKTPIKKEALERMRREFQYWYPVDLRVSGKDLVQNHLTFFLYNHTAIWPKQPELWPKGIRANGHLLLNSAKMSKSEGNFLTLTEAVRKFSADGMRLCLADSGDSVEDANFVESMADAGILRLYTFIEWVKEVVTMESRKTFREGPSSTFHDEVFESEMNLKIKETGENYGKMLYKEALRTGFFELQAARDKYMQLSALEKVNWNLIIKYIEIQVILLSPICPHVAEHVWSLIGKKGSILNAKWPQVGEIKKILIDSSQYLIDAAHSFRILLKSHMIPPKSKGKTAAAPVVEKPTVGTIWVAKTFPPWQSIVLTTMKDLYNKNGGQLPDNKIISTELGSKAELKKYMKKVMPFVQATREKMELIGISAFQLTLNFSESDVLEKNKKYICNTLDLEQVMIKYTDEAPEKTKEECCPGAPYISFSVQPGVFVNISNQDPCNGLFRTAIKIVDGDKVSNVLYRITKGNKHPSKVSLFRFEDIILGPRTIPTNDSYFGKKEIREGAIFKVDVEKNFVGVAEKPGKFLDIGNELVYHVRA
- the LOC117167586 gene encoding leucine--tRNA ligase, cytoplasmic isoform X1; translated protein: MGTAAERKGTFKVEYLQTIEKKVQADWEKLKVYEEDAPLHPKKKPDEKFLATFPFPYMNGRLHLGHTFSLSKCEFAVRYNRLLGKKVLFPFGFHCTGMPIKACADKLKRELELYGYPPNFPKEETYVVEEKLEEIVIKDKSKGKKSKAVAKAGGAKYQWQIMQSLGLADEEIKKFADENYWLDYFPPRAMEDLKSIGVHVDWRRTFITTDANPFFDSFVRWQFLHLKERNKIKYGKRYSIFSPKDGQPCMDHDRSSGEGVGPQEYTLVKMKVLKPYPKKLEVVSNKQIYLVAATLRPETMYGQTNCWVHPDMRYVAYVLASGDVFVSTERAARNMAYQEFFKEEGKIEIVAELIGQDIMGIPLEAPLTSHKTIYTLPMLTIKEDKGTGIVTSVPSDSPDDYAALVDLKKKQPFREKYGLKDEMVLPFDPIPIIEVPDFGNLSAVTVYDRLKIQSQNDRVKLNEAKEMVYLKGFYDGVLLVGPHKGKKVQDVKKQLQKDLLDKNDAVIYYEPEKTIISRSNDECVVALCNQWYLNYGEPEWRKEAEKALACLETFHDEVRRNFQACLDWLHEYACSRTYGLGTKLPWEEQWLIESLSDSTIYMAYYTIAHLIQGNSFKGDKPNVLGIKAQDMKPEVWDYIFFQDAKIPAKTPIKKEALERMRREFQYWYPVDLRVSGKDLVQNHLTFFLYNHTAIWPKQPELWPKGIRANGHLLLNSAKMSKSEGNFLTLTEAVRKFSADGMRLCLADSGDSVEDANFVESMADAGILRLYTFIEWVKEVVTMESRKTFREGPSSTFHDEVFESEMNLKIKETGENYGKMLYKEALRTGFFELQAARDKYMQLSALEKVNWNLIIKYIEIQVILLSPICPHVAEHVWSLIGKKGSILNAKWPQVGEIKKILIDSSQYLIDAAHSFRILLKSHMIPPKSKGKTAAAPVVEKPTVGTIWVAKTFPPWQSIVLTTMKDLYNKNGGQLPDNKIISTELGSKAELKKYMKKVMPFVQATREKMELIGISAFQLTLNFSESDVLEKNKKYICNTLDLEQVMIKYTDEAPEKTKEECCPGAPYISFSVQPGVFVNISNQDPCNGLFRTAIKIVDGDKVSNVLYRITKGNKRIEDPSKVSLFRFEDIILGPRTIPTNDSYFGKKEIREGAIFKVDVEKNFVGVAEKPGKFLDIGNELVYHVRA